The Mucilaginibacter rubeus genomic interval GCCGTTTAAGCTGCCTCCGGGAGCAAAAATGCCTGTTGGCGCCGATGGCAAGCCAATGGTGTTGCCACCTGTATTGAACCTACGCGATAATATGCAACAGGTAGTGGATGAAGTTGCGGAAGGTGGCGTTAAATACCTGGTTTGCGCCAATTCGCCAACGGCTACACTTGACGAAATAAAATCAACTATTGAAGTGCTGAACAAAACTGGGGAGGCGGCAAAAAAAGCAGGCATCCAGTTTGCCTACCATAATCATGATATGGAATTTCACGCGGTTGATGGTAAAGTGCCGTATGACTTACTGTTGAGCGAAACCGACGCGAACAATGTAAAAATGGAGCTTGATTTGGCCTGGGCAGTTAAGGCAGGTAAGAATCCGGTAGAGATGTTTAAACAACATCCAGGCCGTTTCCCGCTTTGGCATGTGAAGGATCTGGATGCTGCCAGGCAAAATATACAGCCTGTAGGTGGCGGCACCATTGATTTTAAACCAATTTTCGCGGCAGCAAAATCAGCAGGAATGAAACACTTTTTCGTGGAACATGATATGCCTAAAGATGCTTTTGCCAGTATAACTGCCAGTATGGGCTATTTGAAGGATAAGCTGATGGTATAAATGGATTGTAGCTAACTATTGATTGTTTTTATATTAGAACTGCAGCCGGTAAATGAGATTTATCGGCTGTTTTTATTATGTGTGGTTGTTTGTTATTTATGTTTTTGTGCTGTTTCTGATTTTTTTAATTATTTGTGATGGGATATTGTTATAAATTACTGTGTTTTATGAAAAAGGGCCGCTTAACAATTCCATAACGTGTCGTAATTTTGATTTAACCTGCCATATGAGTAATTTAAGGCGATAAATTATTGTTTATAGCGGCAGTGTATGGCGGAAACTTCTACAGAACATTTAAAAAGGGTTTTAAAACCTATCCATTT includes:
- a CDS encoding sugar phosphate isomerase/epimerase family protein, which encodes MNYSRRNFIKGTGALVLGGMALSGKAASLLSNMEHHPVGLQLFTFFGIIDEDVKGTLNKIAAIGYKELESAFSKKGGYYGMKPKEFKATANDLGMNWVSHHVLGAPFKLPPGAKMPVGADGKPMVLPPVLNLRDNMQQVVDEVAEGGVKYLVCANSPTATLDEIKSTIEVLNKTGEAAKKAGIQFAYHNHDMEFHAVDGKVPYDLLLSETDANNVKMELDLAWAVKAGKNPVEMFKQHPGRFPLWHVKDLDAARQNIQPVGGGTIDFKPIFAAAKSAGMKHFFVEHDMPKDAFASITASMGYLKDKLMV